The Streptomyces sp. V4I8 genome includes the window CTCAGTCGGCTGCACAAGGGGGGCGTCGTGGTGGGCGACCTCTCGCCGAAGAACGTCCTGTTCACCCTGGACGGTGGGCCCCGCGTCCTGCTGATCGACTGCGATTCGATGCGGTATCGCACCCAGGATGTACTGCCCCAGGTCGAGACCATCGGCTGGAGTGTCCCGGAGTCGGCGAAGGCCACGCCGGCCTCCGACACGTACAAGTTCGGACTGATCGCCGCAAGACTCTTCAACCAGGACCAGGTCAGTACGGATCTGGGGCCGCTGCGTGGCGTCGCGGCCGACGTGGCGGATCTTGCGCAGCGGAGCACACAGAGTGACCCGGCCCGGCGACCGGCGCTGGCGGAGTGGCTCCATCCACTGGAGCAGGCGCGCAACCGGACGCAGCCGGGCAAGCGCACCACGGTCAACGCCCCGAGGCCGTCGACGCCGCGCCCCGCACCGCGCCCCGCACCGCCCGCAACGCCGCGCCCCGTAGGGCCCGCGGCACCCGCTTTCCCCGGCGGAACAGGCCCGGCAGGAAACCCGGGTGGTAAGTCGTCGGGCAAGGCCGCCGCAGGTGTCGCCGCCGCCATCGCGGGAGTGATGCTCGTGTTCGCGCTCGCGGACGGCCACAGCACGTCGGGCGACGACTCCGGCTCCTCCGCGATCCCCCTTGTTTCTGCTGATCCGTACGTGCCCGACGATCCCACGTATGGTGACTCCGCCGTCGATCCCGTCGATCCCGTCGATCCGGACGACACGGTGACCGAGGACCCGTCGACGGAGGAACCCGACCCCGATCCGCTGACCGACGATCCCGCCCCCGAAACGACGGAAGCCCCGGCCCCGCCACCTGCCCCGACCTCGCCACCCGCGCCGCCTCCACGGCCGAACTATTACGGCGCCATAGCCGTGGCGCGCAACGGTGCCTACGGCCGAGCTTGGGACTACAAATCCGCCAGTGCTGCGCGGCAAGCCGCACTGAACAACTGCCCAGGCAGCTGCAAGGTCCTCGTGTCGTTCGCCAACAGCTGTGGCGCTGTGGCCTACAACCCCACCGCCCATCGCTACTGGGGTGGTCACGGCGCCAGTCAGACCGAAGCCAAGAACAACGCGATAAGCCATGCAGGCGGCGGGGATTGGATCACCGTGGTATGCACCACGCGGTATACCTCCTGAGCAGTCAGCTGATGCCATCCTGGAAGTCGCTGGTCAGGTCGGCTGGCTTGCGGGCCGGATAGCTTCTGACCTGGCCAAGGCGGTGAACCATCACGCGGGCGCTCAGCAGCCGGCCGCCCGCGGAGCGCGGGCCGGGCAGGGCCAGCAGGGCGTTTGCCGCATTCAACGCTCGCCGCCCTCCGGGGCTGGTTGGGCCCGGCCGGCAGCGCAGGGCCCGTCGAAGCGCTCAAGCCTCTTGGTCGTCCTGCGGCTCGGCGAGACGGTCGTCGACCGCTTCCAGCAGCAGCTCGACCAGCTCCCGAGCTTCGGACGGCTCGGCGGCCGGCGTCGCGCCCTGGTTGGATGCTCGCCTTCACCTCGAACATCCCTTGCCCGAGGCTCGGGTGCGTCCGGACTACGCGGTGTAGACCAGTTGGTGACGTCCGCCGCGCCACTGTGCCAGTACCTGCGCGAGGGCGACTGCTCGGTCGTTCGACGGCCATCGCGGGAGAACTCAGCAGGCGCGGCCGCCGCCCGAGCCACCGCACGGCTTGAGCAGTTCACACTGGCTGCGGCTCACTGGCGCACCGTCGACGAGGCGCCTGGCCGCTGGCTGAGGGGAGGGCCCGGCTCAGTCGCTGAGACGGGCGCTGTCCGATGAGGCTGCCTGCCTGGCGCAGGCTGCTCGACCCGGCAACCAGCCTTTTGTGGCTCAGCGTTCCAGCGGCTTGTGGGCGGTCTCGGGGAGCCGTAGGTACACCAGGGACGAGCCGAGGCACAGGACGGCGACGTACCAGGGGAAGAGGTCGGCGTGGCCCAGCTCCTTGAACAGCGTGCCGATGTACGGCGCCGTACCGCCGAACATCGCGACCGTCAGCGAGTACGGGAACCCGATGCCCGCCGCCCGCACCCGGGGTGGGAACACCTCGGCGTTCACGGCCGCGCTGATCGACGTGAACCCGGTCAGCAGCACCATTCCCGCGCACTGCACGAGCAGCAGCATCGCGAACGAATCGCGCAGGGCGTGCAGCAGGGGGACGGTGAGGAGCGTGAAGCCGAGGCCGAAGAAGAGGAGGAGGGGGCGGCGGCCGAAGCGGTCGGAGAGGAGGCCGCCGAGGGGCTGGAGCAGGCCGAAGAAGGCCAGCGAGATGGTGCCCGCGAGCAGCGCGTCCGACTTCTCGATGCCCGCGTTGAGTTCGGCGTACGTCGGCAGGTACGACGTCCAGGTGTAGTACGCGATCGTGCCGCCCGCCGTGATGCCGCAGATCAGCAGGGACTGGCGGGGATGGCGGCGCAGCGCCTCGAACAGGCCGGGGCGCGGGGCCTGTTGCTGTTCGGTGCTCCTGGTCTCCTGCGCGCCCTGACGGATCCAGAAGCCGACGAGGCTGAGTACGGCGCCGAGCACGAACGGCACCCGCCAGCCCCAGCCGTTCATCTGCCCGTCGCTCAACGTGTCCACCAGCAGCGTCGCGATACCGGACGCGACGAGCTGCCCGGCTGTCGTCGACACGTACTGGAAGCTGGAGAACAGCCCGCGACGGCCCGGTCCGGCCGACTCGACCAGGAAGGTCGTCGACGCCGCGAACTCGCCGCCCACCGACAGGCCTTGGAGCAGGCGGGCCAGGACCAGGACGACCGGAGCGAGGACGCCGGCCGTCTCGTACGTCGGCGTCAGCCCGACCAGCAGGCTGCTGCCGCCCATCAGCAGGATGGTGACCGTCAGGGCGGAGCGCCGGCCGCGGCGGTCCGCGATCGCGCCCATGAGCAGTCCGCCCACCGGACGCATGAAGAAGCCCACCGCGAAGACCGCGAACGTCGACAGCAGCGGTACCAGGGAGTTGCCCGCGCTCTTCGGGAAGACCTCGGCCGCGATATAGGTGGCGAGGAACGTGTAGGCGTACCAGTCGTACCACTCGACGGCGTTGCCGACCGAGGCGGCGAGGAGCTGGCGTACGGGCCGTGAAGCCGGCGGGGAATCCGTGCGCGTCGTCTCTGTCATGATCGCGACCATCCCCGCACCCGGGTCCCGGCACACCTCCCGTACCGGCGACTTTCACACGAGCGCCACCAGACCCTTCCCTGACGTTTGGTGCTCCTGGAACACTCCTTCCGCGCGCATTCCGTCACCACCGGCCGGTCAAACCACCCTCCATGGGAAGAGGTCCCTCACTCATGCCCGAAGTCAACCGGCGCCGATTCCTGCAACTCGCGGGCGCGACCACGGCGTTCACCGCACTGTCGAGCTCCATCCAGCGGGCCGCCGCGCTTCCCGCGAACCACCGCACCGGGTCGATCGAGGATGTCGAGCACATCGTCGTCCTGATGCAGGAGAACCGTTCCTTCGACCACTACTTCGGCAAGCTGCGCGGTGTGCGCGGCTTCGGTGACCCGCGCCCGGTGAAGCTGGACAACGGCAAGTCGAACTGGCACCAGTCGGACGGCAGCAAGGACATCCTGCCGTTCCACCCGGACGCCGACGACCTGGGCATGCAGTTCCTGGAGGGCCTGCCGCACGGCTGGACCGACGGCCAGCAGGCCTACAACGGCGGCAAGTACGACAAGTGGATCCCCGCCAAGGGCACCACGACCATGGCGTACCTGACCCGCGAGGACATCCCCTTCCACTACGCCCTCGCCGACGCCTTCACCGTCTGCGACGCCTACCACTGCTCCTTCATCGGCTCCACCGACCCGAACCGCTACTACATGTGGACGGGCTACACGGGCAACGACGGCACCGGCGGCGGCCCGGTCCTCGGCAACGACGAGCTCGGCTACGGCTGGACGACCTACCCCGAGCGCCTGGAGCAGGCGGGCGTCTCCTGGAAGATCTACCAGGACATCGGCGACGGCCTGGACAAGGCCGGCTCCTGGGGCTGGATCGAGGACGCCTACCGCGGCAACTACGGCGACAACTCGCTGCTGTACTTCAACAAGTACCGCGACGCCAAGCCCGGCGACCCCTGGTACGACAAGGCCCGCACCGGCACCGACGCCAAGAACGGCGACGGTTACTTCGACCGGCTCAAGGCCGACGTCCAGGCCGGGAAGCTGCCGCAGATCTCCTGGATCGCCGCCCCCGAGGCCTTCTCCGAGCACTCCAACTGGCCCTCCAACTACGGCGCCTGGTACATCGCCCAGGTCCTGGACGCCCTCACCTCCAACCCGGAGGTCTGGTCGAAGACGGCCCTGTTCATCACCTTCGACGAGAACGACGGCTTCTTCGACCACGTGGTGCCGCCGCTCCCGCCGAAGGACGCCTCGCGGGGCAAGTCCACCGTCGACGTCTCGCTCGACCTCTACAAGGGCGACAGCAACCGCCCGGCGGGCCCCTACGGCCTCGGCCCGCGCGTGCCGATGCTCGTCGTCTCACCGTGGAGCAAGGGCGGCTACGTCAACTCCGAGACCCTCGACCACACCTCGATCCTGCGGTTCATGGAGCGCCGCTTCGGCGTCAAGGAGACGAACATCTCCCCCTGGCGCCGGGCCATCTGCGGCGACCTGACCTCGGCCTTCGACTTCTCCCGCAAGGACAGCCGCCCGGCCGCCCTGCCGGAGACGGACGAGTACGAGCCGCAGGACCGCGAGCGGCACCCCGACTACAAGCCGAAGCCACCGGCCGACCCGGACATGCCCCGCCAGGAGCGCGGCCTGCGCCCGACCCGGCCGCTCAAGTACGCCCCGCACGTGGACGGCTCCGTCGACGTCGCCGCCGGCAAATTCACGCTCGCCTTCGCCTCCGGCGCCAGGGCCGGTGCCGCCTTCCATGTCACGTCCGGCAACCGCACCGACGGCCCCTGGACGTACACCACCGAGGCCGGGAAGAGCATCGCGGACACCTGGAACTCGGCGTACTCGAACGGCTCGTACGACCTGACCGTGCACGGCCCGGCCGGC containing:
- a CDS encoding DUF4189 domain-containing protein yields the protein MKVPWVRPDQLGQYTAHRLGDGGQGIVYGVPRAPGKLSGQLAYKEYRPQVRPDPVALQALAASLFTLDPADQSFLSDRLAWPTAIVYRGRAPLQLPLSAHSGTTVVGFLMQRVGSEFELNSAAIGGVKQQGLEFLLNPEAFLQTIGLTLDDRTRLDLLTDLASTLSRLHKGGVVVGDLSPKNVLFTLDGGPRVLLIDCDSMRYRTQDVLPQVETIGWSVPESAKATPASDTYKFGLIAARLFNQDQVSTDLGPLRGVAADVADLAQRSTQSDPARRPALAEWLHPLEQARNRTQPGKRTTVNAPRPSTPRPAPRPAPPATPRPVGPAAPAFPGGTGPAGNPGGKSSGKAAAGVAAAIAGVMLVFALADGHSTSGDDSGSSAIPLVSADPYVPDDPTYGDSAVDPVDPVDPDDTVTEDPSTEEPDPDPLTDDPAPETTEAPAPPPAPTSPPAPPPRPNYYGAIAVARNGAYGRAWDYKSASAARQAALNNCPGSCKVLVSFANSCGAVAYNPTAHRYWGGHGASQTEAKNNAISHAGGGDWITVVCTTRYTS
- a CDS encoding MFS transporter, producing MVAIMTETTRTDSPPASRPVRQLLAASVGNAVEWYDWYAYTFLATYIAAEVFPKSAGNSLVPLLSTFAVFAVGFFMRPVGGLLMGAIADRRGRRSALTVTILLMGGSSLLVGLTPTYETAGVLAPVVLVLARLLQGLSVGGEFAASTTFLVESAGPGRRGLFSSFQYVSTTAGQLVASGIATLLVDTLSDGQMNGWGWRVPFVLGAVLSLVGFWIRQGAQETRSTEQQQAPRPGLFEALRRHPRQSLLICGITAGGTIAYYTWTSYLPTYAELNAGIEKSDALLAGTISLAFFGLLQPLGGLLSDRFGRRPLLLFFGLGFTLLTVPLLHALRDSFAMLLLVQCAGMVLLTGFTSISAAVNAEVFPPRVRAAGIGFPYSLTVAMFGGTAPYIGTLFKELGHADLFPWYVAVLCLGSSLVYLRLPETAHKPLER
- a CDS encoding phosphocholine-specific phospholipase C, yielding MPEVNRRRFLQLAGATTAFTALSSSIQRAAALPANHRTGSIEDVEHIVVLMQENRSFDHYFGKLRGVRGFGDPRPVKLDNGKSNWHQSDGSKDILPFHPDADDLGMQFLEGLPHGWTDGQQAYNGGKYDKWIPAKGTTTMAYLTREDIPFHYALADAFTVCDAYHCSFIGSTDPNRYYMWTGYTGNDGTGGGPVLGNDELGYGWTTYPERLEQAGVSWKIYQDIGDGLDKAGSWGWIEDAYRGNYGDNSLLYFNKYRDAKPGDPWYDKARTGTDAKNGDGYFDRLKADVQAGKLPQISWIAAPEAFSEHSNWPSNYGAWYIAQVLDALTSNPEVWSKTALFITFDENDGFFDHVVPPLPPKDASRGKSTVDVSLDLYKGDSNRPAGPYGLGPRVPMLVVSPWSKGGYVNSETLDHTSILRFMERRFGVKETNISPWRRAICGDLTSAFDFSRKDSRPAALPETDEYEPQDRERHPDYKPKPPADPDMPRQERGLRPTRPLKYAPHVDGSVDVAAGKFTLAFASGARAGAAFHVTSGNRTDGPWTYTTEAGKSIADTWNSAYSNGSYDLTVHGPAGFVRWFKGSNKAAGPEVTARHTGDDIELTFTNKGPSSVRLKIANGYGGRATTVTVRPGTTVCRTVDLAGSRRWYDLTVTADADPAFLRRFAGHVDNGRPGVSDPAIITE